The following coding sequences lie in one Streptomyces sp. NBC_00510 genomic window:
- a CDS encoding LLM class flavin-dependent oxidoreductase, with the protein MSLTFHWFLPTNGDSRHVVGGGHGTPATRSGRDRPPTVAYLSQIARAAEDLGFAGALTPTGAWCEDAWLTTAMVSQHTERLKFLVAFRPGFVSPTLAAQMASTFQRQTGGRLLLNVVTGGESHEQRAYGDFLDKDARYRRTGEFLEVVKGLWEGKSVDLRGEHLQVEGAKLARVPDPVPEVYFGGSSPVAGEVAARHADVYLTWGEPPAQVAEKIAWIRGLAAGQGRTLRFGIRLHVITRDTSEQAWAEADRLLDGFDPQTVAAVQAGLSRSESEGQRRMLDLHRGGSRDRLVVHPNLWAGIGLVRGGAGTALVGSHDEVAERIKEYHALGIEEFILSGYPHLEEAYWFGEGVLPKLQAQGLWRHPFGSPAADSAQIPFADAGRTP; encoded by the coding sequence GTGTCCCTCACCTTCCACTGGTTCCTGCCCACCAACGGCGACAGCCGCCACGTCGTCGGAGGCGGCCACGGCACCCCGGCCACCCGGTCCGGCCGCGACCGACCGCCGACGGTCGCCTACCTGAGCCAGATCGCCCGCGCCGCGGAGGACCTCGGCTTCGCCGGCGCGCTCACCCCCACGGGCGCGTGGTGCGAGGACGCCTGGCTCACCACGGCCATGGTCAGCCAGCACACGGAACGGCTGAAGTTCCTGGTGGCCTTCCGGCCCGGCTTCGTCTCGCCGACGCTCGCCGCCCAGATGGCGTCCACCTTCCAGCGCCAGACCGGCGGACGGCTGCTCCTCAACGTCGTCACCGGGGGCGAGAGCCATGAGCAGCGGGCGTACGGCGACTTCCTGGACAAGGACGCGCGGTACCGCCGCACCGGTGAGTTCCTGGAGGTCGTGAAGGGGCTGTGGGAGGGCAAGTCCGTCGACCTTCGCGGTGAGCACCTCCAGGTCGAGGGCGCGAAGCTCGCCAGGGTGCCCGACCCGGTTCCCGAGGTGTACTTCGGGGGTTCCTCACCGGTGGCCGGCGAGGTCGCCGCCCGGCACGCCGACGTCTACCTGACCTGGGGCGAGCCGCCCGCGCAGGTCGCCGAGAAGATCGCCTGGATCCGGGGCCTGGCGGCCGGACAGGGACGCACCCTGCGCTTCGGCATCCGGTTGCACGTCATCACGCGCGACACCTCCGAGCAGGCCTGGGCCGAGGCCGACCGGCTCCTGGACGGTTTCGACCCGCAGACAGTCGCGGCCGTCCAGGCCGGACTGTCCCGCAGCGAGTCCGAAGGCCAGCGGCGCATGCTCGATCTGCACCGCGGCGGCAGCCGGGACCGCCTGGTGGTCCACCCCAACCTGTGGGCGGGCATCGGCCTGGTGCGCGGTGGCGCGGGTACTGCGCTGGTCGGCAGTCACGACGAGGTCGCCGAGCGGATCAAGGAGTACCACGCCCTCGGCATCGAGGAGTTCATCCTCTCCGGCTATCCGCACCTGGAGGAGGCGTACTGGTTCGGAGAGGGGGTCCTGCCGAAACTCCAGGCACAGGGCCTGTGGCGGCACCCCTTCGGCAGCCCGGCGGCCGACTCGGCGCAGATTCCCTTCGCGGACGCCGGAAGAACACCGTGA
- a CDS encoding pyridoxamine 5'-phosphate oxidase family protein gives MARNPFPAAPGDMGRRVAKRRDELGLTREEVAARAGMATSYLRFIEEQSTAAPGPGTLGTLAAVLDTTVVALNGGEADLPPGRLGRASSHARLVELSAEECWSRLDGHGVGRIAVTTPGREAILPVNYTVVDRSVVFRTAPGSGPAGVTGTEVVFEVDHVDEALSQGWSVLVRGRARRVEDPEAVRHLARQAYSGPWPGDDDRSEWVRIEAGTVSGRRIDVP, from the coding sequence ATGGCACGGAACCCGTTTCCGGCCGCCCCTGGTGACATGGGGCGCCGTGTGGCCAAACGGCGCGACGAGCTGGGCCTGACCCGTGAGGAGGTCGCGGCCCGGGCCGGCATGGCCACCAGTTATCTGCGGTTCATCGAGGAACAGTCCACCGCGGCTCCCGGTCCGGGAACGCTGGGCACCCTCGCGGCCGTCCTGGACACGACGGTCGTCGCGCTCAACGGAGGTGAGGCCGACCTTCCGCCCGGCCGCCTCGGACGCGCCTCGTCCCACGCACGCCTGGTGGAACTCTCCGCCGAGGAGTGCTGGTCGCGCCTGGACGGCCACGGTGTGGGCCGGATCGCGGTGACCACTCCCGGTCGCGAGGCCATCCTGCCCGTGAACTACACCGTCGTCGACCGGTCCGTCGTCTTCAGGACCGCCCCCGGTTCCGGGCCGGCCGGGGTCACCGGAACGGAGGTCGTCTTCGAGGTGGACCACGTGGACGAGGCGCTCAGTCAGGGCTGGAGCGTCCTGGTGCGCGGCAGGGCCAGGCGTGTCGAGGACCCGGAGGCGGTACGGCACCTCGCCCGGCAGGCGTACAGCGGTCCGTGGCCGGGCGACGACGACCGCAGCGAGTGGGTGCGGATCGAGGCGGGAACGGTGAGCGGCCGACGCATCGACGTCCCCTGA
- a CDS encoding CBS domain-containing protein yields MHGSPHIVSDVMTRSVVAVGRNASFKEIVMTMGRWKVSALPVLEGEGRVVGVVSEADLLPKEEYRDSAPSRDEQMRRLPDLGKAGATTADELMSAPAVCVHSDATLAQAARAMAFRNVKRLPVIDGEGMLCGIVSRGDLLKVFLRPDEEIAEEVNREIAGYLFPGEPSSVRARVDGGVVHFSGAPGDPSLVPVASRFARAVEGVVDAVWD; encoded by the coding sequence ATGCACGGCAGCCCCCACATCGTCAGCGACGTGATGACCCGGTCCGTCGTCGCCGTCGGCCGGAACGCGTCGTTCAAGGAGATCGTCATGACGATGGGGCGCTGGAAGGTCAGCGCCCTGCCCGTACTGGAGGGCGAGGGCCGGGTCGTCGGTGTGGTCTCCGAGGCCGACCTGCTGCCCAAGGAGGAGTACCGCGACAGCGCCCCTTCCCGCGACGAGCAGATGCGACGGCTGCCGGATCTGGGCAAGGCCGGCGCCACCACCGCCGACGAGCTGATGAGCGCCCCCGCCGTGTGCGTGCACAGCGACGCCACGCTGGCCCAGGCGGCGCGCGCCATGGCGTTCCGCAACGTCAAGCGCCTGCCGGTCATCGACGGTGAGGGCATGCTGTGCGGCATCGTCAGCCGGGGCGACCTGCTGAAAGTCTTCCTGCGACCGGACGAGGAGATCGCCGAGGAGGTCAACCGCGAGATCGCCGGGTACCTCTTCCCCGGCGAACCCTCGTCGGTGCGGGCACGCGTCGACGGGGGCGTCGTCCACTTTTCCGGCGCGCCGGGCGACCCGTCCCTGGTTCCCGTGGCGTCACGGTTCGCACGTGCCGTGGAGGGCGTCGTCGACGCCGTGTGGGACTGA
- a CDS encoding universal stress protein, with product MTGTGYGAELLRPPHGDVVVGFDGSDPAVRALDVAAAEAHRRDTALRIVLGLPWPDPGEVGFGLDADRERARGEAARTVLDVAAARMEDRHPGLSVALEQAAEPAASALVRLGRTAALTVVGTRGRGGFAGLLLGSVSLRVAAHTAGPLMVVRGEDTAARRGLLHDKVLLGLEDESDAEAALFAFEEAGRRSARLRVLHTWTHPHISLGEWPVSRGQDLASQARQHKELARFAVSKVAERFPDVAVRVDSVPGHAAAALVEASRAADVLVVGAHRRETRPLGLHLGPVTHAVLHHAHCPVVLVPIG from the coding sequence ATGACCGGCACCGGATACGGAGCGGAGCTGCTCCGCCCACCGCACGGGGACGTCGTCGTGGGGTTCGACGGGTCGGATCCCGCCGTACGCGCCTTGGACGTTGCCGCCGCCGAGGCACACCGGCGGGACACCGCGCTGCGGATCGTGCTCGGCCTGCCGTGGCCCGATCCGGGCGAGGTCGGATTCGGCCTGGACGCCGATCGTGAGCGCGCGCGGGGCGAAGCGGCCCGTACGGTCCTGGACGTGGCCGCCGCACGCATGGAGGACCGGCACCCGGGGCTGTCCGTCGCGCTGGAGCAGGCGGCCGAGCCGGCTGCCTCCGCGCTGGTCCGCCTGGGCCGGACCGCGGCCCTGACCGTCGTCGGCACCCGCGGCCGTGGCGGCTTCGCCGGGCTGCTCCTGGGTTCCGTCAGCCTGCGGGTGGCCGCCCACACCGCCGGCCCGCTGATGGTCGTCCGCGGCGAGGACACGGCCGCCCGGCGCGGGCTGCTGCACGACAAGGTGCTGCTCGGTCTGGAGGACGAAAGCGACGCTGAGGCCGCCCTGTTCGCCTTCGAGGAGGCCGGACGACGCAGCGCAAGACTTCGGGTGCTGCATACGTGGACCCACCCGCACATCTCCCTGGGCGAGTGGCCCGTTTCCCGCGGCCAGGACCTGGCCTCCCAGGCCCGCCAGCACAAGGAACTCGCCCGGTTCGCCGTGTCCAAGGTCGCCGAACGCTTCCCCGATGTCGCCGTGCGCGTGGACTCCGTTCCAGGACACGCTGCGGCCGCCCTGGTGGAGGCGAGCCGCGCGGCGGACGTGCTGGTGGTCGGCGCCCACCGGCGGGAGACCCGTCCGTTGGGGCTGCACCTGGGCCCGGTCACCCATGCCGTACTGCATCACGCGCACTGCCCCGTCGTCCTGGTCCCGATCGGCTGA
- a CDS encoding pyridoxamine 5'-phosphate oxidase family protein, whose translation MTKHPTATAPGDVGRRIAMRRAELGLSQEDVARRTGIATGYLRYVEQDSTAAPGVATLRGLAMALDTSVSALSGGGADLPPGRGQAALRAELVELGGAECWRLLSTHGVGRLALSMPDGLTVLPVNYSVDEGTIAFRTSPAATPAEASDTRCAFEVDEVDDALSQGWSVLVRGMAHTVTDPAGLRRLDDRAYTGPWAGWDRDLWVRITPATITGRRIMVG comes from the coding sequence ATGACGAAGCACCCGACAGCCACCGCGCCCGGGGACGTCGGCCGGCGCATCGCGATGCGCCGTGCGGAACTGGGTCTGTCGCAGGAGGATGTGGCGCGCCGCACGGGCATCGCCACGGGCTACCTGCGGTACGTGGAACAGGACTCCACCGCCGCTCCGGGCGTCGCGACGCTGCGCGGCCTGGCCATGGCGCTGGACACCAGCGTTTCCGCGCTCAGCGGGGGCGGGGCCGATCTGCCGCCGGGTCGCGGGCAGGCCGCACTCCGCGCCGAACTGGTCGAACTGGGCGGCGCGGAGTGCTGGAGACTGCTGTCCACGCACGGGGTCGGCAGGCTCGCCCTGTCCATGCCGGACGGGCTCACCGTCCTGCCGGTCAACTACAGCGTCGACGAGGGCACGATCGCCTTCCGCACCTCCCCTGCAGCGACCCCCGCGGAGGCCTCCGACACCAGGTGCGCCTTCGAGGTGGACGAGGTGGACGACGCCCTGAGCCAGGGCTGGAGCGTCCTCGTCCGTGGCATGGCGCACACCGTGACCGACCCCGCGGGCCTCCGGCGGCTCGACGACCGGGCGTACACGGGGCCGTGGGCCGGCTGGGATCGCGACCTGTGGGTGCGGATCACCCCGGCGACCATAACGGGGCGCCGCATCATGGTCGGCTGA
- a CDS encoding zinc-dependent alcohol dehydrogenase family protein, whose amino-acid sequence MKAWVFQEPGQARWQEVPDPDVEDSGDAIVRVDSVTICGTDLHILKGDVPDVRPGTVLGHEAVGEVVETGPAVTTVRPGDRVLISCICGCGRCRFCREGAYGQCLGGGGWVLGHLIDGTQAEYVRVPFADVSLHPLPVSVGNQDAVLLADVFPTAYEVGVLNGHVRPGDNVAVVGTGPIGLAAIATARLYSPDRIIAIDLAEARLDAAKRLGAEAVANAGEQPERLVHDLTEGLGADVVIEAVGLPESFELCSRIVRPGGHLANVGVHGAPARLHLEDLWSRNVTITTGLVDTFSTPVLLRMMAAGRLPASSLVTHTFELHDMAEAYDVFGRAADTGALKVVLGGPQHTAVALAG is encoded by the coding sequence ATGAAGGCGTGGGTTTTCCAGGAGCCCGGGCAGGCGCGCTGGCAGGAGGTGCCGGATCCGGACGTCGAGGACTCCGGCGACGCGATCGTCCGCGTCGACTCGGTCACCATCTGCGGCACCGATCTGCACATCCTCAAGGGTGACGTGCCCGATGTACGCCCCGGCACCGTGCTGGGGCACGAGGCGGTCGGCGAGGTCGTCGAAACCGGTCCCGCTGTCACGACGGTGCGTCCCGGCGACCGGGTCCTGATCTCCTGCATCTGCGGGTGCGGCCGGTGCCGCTTCTGCCGCGAGGGCGCCTACGGGCAGTGCCTGGGCGGTGGAGGATGGGTGCTGGGGCACCTGATCGACGGGACGCAGGCCGAGTACGTGCGCGTGCCGTTCGCCGACGTCTCCCTCCACCCTCTGCCCGTCTCGGTGGGCAACCAGGACGCGGTGCTGCTCGCCGACGTCTTCCCCACGGCATACGAGGTGGGTGTCCTCAACGGCCACGTGCGGCCCGGGGACAACGTGGCCGTCGTCGGCACCGGACCCATCGGACTGGCCGCGATCGCCACGGCGCGTCTCTACTCCCCCGACCGGATCATCGCGATCGACCTGGCGGAGGCCCGGCTGGACGCGGCCAAGCGCCTGGGGGCCGAAGCCGTCGCCAACGCCGGCGAGCAACCCGAACGGCTGGTCCACGACCTGACCGAGGGACTCGGCGCCGACGTCGTGATCGAGGCGGTGGGACTGCCCGAGAGCTTCGAACTGTGCTCGCGCATCGTGCGGCCGGGCGGCCACCTCGCCAACGTCGGCGTCCACGGCGCGCCGGCCAGGCTCCACCTGGAGGACCTGTGGAGCAGGAACGTGACGATCACGACGGGATTGGTCGACACGTTCTCCACCCCGGTCCTGCTGCGGATGATGGCGGCAGGACGCCTTCCGGCCTCGTCCCTCGTCACCCACACCTTCGAACTCCACGACATGGCGGAGGCCTACGACGTGTTCGGCCGGGCGGCCGACACCGGGGCGCTCAAGGTCGTGCTGGGCGGCCCGCAGCACACGGCGGTGGCGCTCGCCGGCTGA